In Leptolyngbya sp. O-77, the genomic window TGCCCACTGAAGTAGTTGTGAAAACTCTGGCGGAGCGATCGCCGCAGTTGTCGCCCGCGAGAACCCGGCAACCAACGCAAGACTCCCGCCCACAGCGTTTCGCCGTGCAGCAAGAGATAAAACGTAAGGGCGATTGTGATGACAAAATCTAGCGCACTGCCCGCCAGTCCAATGCCCAGTCCTAGCACGCTACTGCTGAGCGGCTGAAGTTGGGACACCAGCGCCTCCTGTAGCCGTGCCACAAAATCGAGCAGATCTACCGGGAGCCGTCGCGCTGCTGCCCAGCGCTGCATATCCTGAAACTGCTGGTTGCCCGACTCGATCCAGGCAGGCAGTTTGGTGACCAGCCCATTAATTTGGTCAAGGAGAATCGGAATCAGCGTGACCGCCAACACCAGTAGCAGAAACAGGGTCGCCAGCAGCACCAGCAAAATTGCGCGATCGCGCGATAGGCCGCGCCGCTGGAGCCACCGCACCGCATAGCTCAGCACAAACGCCAGCAGGTTTGCCCCCACAAAAACCGTTAGAAGCTGCCGAAAATAGTCCATCACCACCAGCAGCGCCCAGCCGTTTAGTACGACCAGCGGCAGCGCCAGTCCCCAGGTTACCCACCGAGGCAGATTATCAATCCATTTCATAAGGCTGGGCAGTCCTCAAGCACCATTGCTCAGTATTGATTTCAACGTTGATTTCAGTATTGATTGCGGATTTACGATTGATTGTGGATTTACGACAGACAGGGCTTACACGATCCAACCATCCCTAGATCCCCATACGCACGCGCCACTTTGCCAGAAATCAGGGGGCCTTGGAGAGTGGCTCGGTTCCTCCTTGTGTGAACCAGTGCGTATCCTGACAAATTCATTGCATCAATCATCCAACGTGTTTTACAGCATTGTTGAGCCGGATGAGCCACACACTCGTCACCCAACAGAGGCGCTTCACAGCGATTCCTGAACCAGCGTCGGGGCAATTCTCATTTTTGAGGCAGCCTATCCGCTACAACCCGCCACAATCTGAGAATGCCTGGATAGTCCCAGCAACGAGAATCCGCCCCATGAAATATCGACAAAGTTAAGTGAAGTAATCCTTTTGGTGGGGACGCAAGGTGAGATTATCGCTATAATCTTCAACATCAATCCTGAAAGATTGTTGCAAAAGTTAACAAAAAGACTACTTTTCTTTGTGTCACACCCCCTAAATGGCAAATAATATGGCGAATACTATGACGAATGAATCCACGACTCAAGCCAGGCTCATCGAGTTTCTGCGGGAAGAACTCTCCATTCCAACAGAGTCAATTGCGATCGCCCTCAAACAGCCAGAGCAAGACTCGAACCTGCTACCGATGGTTTTGTGGCAATATGGACTAATTACGTTGGAACAGCTCGATCGCATTTTCGACTGGCTAGAAACCGCTTAGCCGCGTAGGTTTAACGAGTTATGTCTGGCAAGTTCGGATATTTCGCCATTTTGGGGGCACATTCAGGTGTGCCCCCTTCTTATTTCTAGCTCTCAGATTCTTCATAAACCTTTAGAATAAAGAGGTGGCAGATTTTTTGTACTACTCGCCCAGTCTGCTAGGTGCCTTGAACTAAGTGCCTTGAACGTATTGCGCTTGGTTGATTGCGCTTAACTTATTGCACTTCGAGCTTTCTGTCTGTTTTGCCTGTTCTGTCCGTCAATAAGGAGCATTTTCAAATGCCGATTAAAGACCAGCCCAAACCCCCGCGATCGCGCCTCATCGGTAACGTTCTGCTGCTGGTGTCGAGCCTCTTCTTACTGGCAAACATTTTTCTGCCAGGTCTGCTAGGGCCCAAGATTCCCCAGGTTCCCTACAGTTTGTTCATTCATCAGGTGAGCGAAGGCGAAGTCGCCCGCGCCTACATCAGCCAAGAGCAAATCCGCTACCAGCTCAAGCCCATTCCCCCCGCCGAAGAGGGACAAGTTCTGGCGACCACGCCTATTTTTGACCTGAAGTTGCCGTCGCTGCTAGAAGAAAATGGCGTCGAGTTTGCTGCCATTCCGCCGCCGCGCAATGGCTGGCTGTCCAACATTTTGGGCTGGGTGATCCCGCCGCTGATCTTTGTTGCCATTTGGCAATT contains:
- a CDS encoding DUF2949 domain-containing protein gives rise to the protein MTNESTTQARLIEFLREELSIPTESIAIALKQPEQDSNLLPMVLWQYGLITLEQLDRIFDWLETA
- a CDS encoding AI-2E family transporter, whose protein sequence is MKWIDNLPRWVTWGLALPLVVLNGWALLVVMDYFRQLLTVFVGANLLAFVLSYAVRWLQRRGLSRDRAILLVLLATLFLLLVLAVTLIPILLDQINGLVTKLPAWIESGNQQFQDMQRWAAARRLPVDLLDFVARLQEALVSQLQPLSSSVLGLGIGLAGSALDFVITIALTFYLLLHGETLWAGVLRWLPGSRGRQLRRSLRQSFHNYFSGQATLALVMGLSMITVFLLLQVPFGLLFGLAVGVMTLIPLGAPLSICLISFLVGLGSFWLGVKMLVVGIVVDQSIENAIAPRLLGRFTGLNPAWVIVALLIGARVAGVLGILMAVPTAGFVKSLLELSPTGEGSFID